From a single Salvelinus namaycush isolate Seneca unplaced genomic scaffold, SaNama_1.0 Scaffold3082, whole genome shotgun sequence genomic region:
- the LOC120039913 gene encoding uncharacterized mitochondrial protein AtMg00860-like yields MLDARWSWISINILGYLATLDDHIAHVRVVLECLLANHLYVKAEKGQFHQEAVSFLGYQIGTQGVMMDERKADAVRSWPVPTTIKGLQRFGGFANFYCRFIKTFRSIAYLLTSLLKGGSRKLGWNSAADEAFCLLKGRFSSAPFLKPPDPTLPFVVEVNASKVVVEAVLSQRQ; encoded by the coding sequence ATGTTGGACGCCAGGTGGTCATGGATATCGATCAACATCCTGGGCTACTTGGCTACCTTGGATGATCACATTGCTCACGTCAGAGTAGTTCTGGAATGCCTCCTGGCCAACCACCTGTATGTCAAAGCGGAGAAGGGCCAATTCCATCAGGAAGCTGTCTCCTTTCTGGGTTACCAGATCGGCACGCAAGGAGTCATGATGGATGAGAGGAAAGCGGATGCTgtcaggtcatggccagtcccaaccaccatTAAGGGGTTACAACGTTTTGGGGGATTTGCCAACTTCTACTGCCGATTCATTAAGACCTTTCGCTCGATCGCCTATCTTCTCACTTCTCTCCTCAAGGGTGGTTCACGGAAGTTGGGATGGAATTCTGCAGCTGACGAAGCCTTCTGCCTACTGAAGGGTCGTTTCAGCTCCGCCCCATTTCTTAAACCACCAGATCCTACGCTGCCCTTCGTGGTAGAGGTGAACGCGTCAAAAGTAGTTGTGGAGGCTGTCTTGTCCCAACGTCAAC